From Rudanella lutea DSM 19387, a single genomic window includes:
- a CDS encoding efflux RND transporter periplasmic adaptor subunit, which yields MFITVHTRKILLLSCLSALLGNVGCSTKAEEHKEEAVSYPVTSPLLKDTTAIKEYVCQVRAIQHIEVRALEKGYLQKIFVDEGQHVKNGQLMFQIMPVVYNAELQKSQAEANYVGIELQNTKRLADSNIVSKNELALAKAKFDKANAEVALAKTHLQFTQIRAPFSGIMDHFQVRLGSLVDEGDLLTTLSDNSKMWVYFNVPEAEYLDYKTHQKDNGVNVNLVMANNEVFPHPGVVQTIEADFNNETGNIAFRASFPNPQGLLRHGETGLVRMKVPLRNALIIPQKATFEVLEKKYVYVVDKAGVVRSREISIAAEMPHIFVVQSGLKKDDTIILEGLRQVKENDKVHVKYQRPEAVLSNLSLYAE from the coding sequence ATGTTCATTACGGTTCATACCAGAAAAATTCTCCTGCTTAGCTGCCTCAGTGCCTTGCTGGGTAACGTGGGCTGTTCGACCAAAGCGGAAGAGCACAAAGAGGAAGCGGTCAGCTATCCGGTAACCAGCCCCCTGCTGAAAGACACAACAGCCATCAAAGAATACGTTTGTCAGGTCCGGGCTATCCAGCATATCGAGGTCCGGGCTCTGGAAAAAGGGTACCTGCAGAAGATTTTTGTGGACGAAGGTCAGCACGTAAAAAATGGGCAACTGATGTTTCAGATCATGCCCGTAGTGTACAATGCCGAGCTGCAAAAATCGCAGGCCGAGGCCAACTATGTCGGTATCGAGTTACAGAACACCAAGCGGCTGGCCGACAGCAATATTGTCTCGAAAAATGAGCTGGCACTGGCCAAAGCTAAATTCGACAAAGCCAACGCCGAAGTTGCGCTGGCCAAAACCCACTTACAGTTTACCCAGATCAGAGCCCCGTTTAGTGGGATCATGGACCACTTTCAGGTACGGTTGGGTAGCCTCGTTGATGAAGGTGATTTACTGACAACCCTCTCGGACAACAGCAAAATGTGGGTGTATTTCAACGTACCCGAGGCCGAGTACCTCGACTACAAAACCCATCAGAAGGATAACGGGGTAAACGTGAATCTGGTGATGGCCAACAACGAGGTGTTTCCGCATCCGGGGGTGGTACAAACCATCGAAGCCGATTTTAATAACGAAACCGGCAACATCGCGTTCCGGGCCAGTTTTCCGAACCCGCAAGGGTTGCTTCGTCATGGCGAAACGGGTCTTGTTCGCATGAAAGTCCCGCTCCGCAACGCGCTCATCATCCCGCAAAAAGCAACGTTTGAGGTGCTGGAGAAAAAGTACGTGTACGTAGTAGACAAAGCCGGTGTGGTGCGGTCGCGGGAAATCTCAATTGCCGCCGAAATGCCCCACATTTTCGTTGTGCAGAGTGGTCTGAAAAAAGACGACACCATCATTCTGGAAGGCCTGCGCCAGGTAAAGGAAAACGATAAAGTACACGTGAAATACCAACGGCCCGAAGCCGTCCTCTCCAACTTAAGCCTCTACGCCGAATAG
- a CDS encoding efflux RND transporter permease subunit encodes MFSTFIRRPVFAIVISVMIVFVGVLAIKKLPISQFPDIAPTTVNIFIAYPGASADVLVKSTLITLEQAINGVQDMRYIATDATSAGEATLRIIFEPGTDPNDAVVRVKTRVDQVMPLLPELVQREGVIITPVQPSMLMYVNLYSKDKRIDEKFLFNYATVKMIPEIQRTKGVARAQILGSRRYAMRVWLNPDRMRAYNISTEEVMKALGEQSIIGRPGRIGQSSGIAAQSLEYVLTYKGRYSEPKEYEDIIIRANAEGESIHLRDIARVELGSEFFDIYSNLDGQASAAIVLRQNYGSNASEVIDEVKAKLETMKGSFPPGVDYKISYDVSQFLDASIEQVIHTLRDAFLLVALVVFVFLGDWRSTLIPILAVPVSLVGAFFVIQFFGLSINLITLFALVLAIGIVVDDAIVVVEAVHAKMEEETHLSPFGAVRKVLGEISGAIIAITAVMVSVFLPISFMTGPVGTFYRQFSITMASSIVISALVALTLTPVLCAMLLKNHHGHARRKTLLNRALDRFNRSFDKLTGRYVGLLKLIVNRRVVTFGVLALFCLGIAYENKILPAGFIPNEDQSTIYAIIQTPPGSTLEKTNQVSQALQKICRGVEGIESISSLAGYEIMTEGRGSNAGTCLINLKPWSERDHNVKEIMEELEEKSRGMGAIIEFFEPPAIPGFGTSGGFSMRLLDKNTDTDYSEFDRVNKEFMENLGKRKELTGLFTFFAANYPQYELVIDNKLAMQKGVSIGKAMDNLNIMIGSTYEQGFIKFNQFFKVYVQSDPSFRRLPTDLLKLFVKNDAGEMVPYSAFMHLKKGQGPNEITRFNLYNSSAIQGLPAKGYTTAEAIEAIREVAAQTLPKGYDIAFEGLSYDESIRGNESLYVFLIVLAFVYMVLAAQYESFIIPLAVVFSLPVGVFGSFFMLKLMGLENNIYAQIGLIMLVGLLGKNAVLIVEFAVQKRQEGASILNAAIEGAKVRFRPILMTSFAFVAGLIPLLIATGAGAIGNRTIGASAMGGMLFGTILGVVIIPGLYYIFAHLADGRKLIRDEEDEPLSENLVHQIDTFPAIEERENHV; translated from the coding sequence ATGTTTTCAACATTCATACGCAGACCCGTATTCGCGATTGTCATATCGGTCATGATCGTCTTTGTCGGCGTACTGGCGATCAAAAAGCTCCCGATCTCGCAATTCCCTGATATTGCCCCCACCACGGTCAATATTTTTATTGCCTACCCCGGTGCCAGCGCCGATGTACTCGTCAAATCGACGCTCATCACCCTCGAACAGGCCATCAATGGCGTGCAGGATATGCGCTACATTGCCACCGACGCCACAAGCGCGGGCGAGGCTACCCTCCGCATTATTTTTGAACCGGGCACTGACCCCAACGACGCCGTTGTCCGGGTCAAAACGCGGGTCGATCAGGTCATGCCGCTGCTCCCCGAACTGGTACAACGCGAAGGGGTGATTATCACGCCGGTGCAGCCGAGTATGTTGATGTACGTGAACTTGTACTCGAAAGACAAACGCATCGACGAAAAATTCCTGTTCAACTACGCAACCGTCAAGATGATCCCCGAAATCCAGCGGACCAAGGGCGTTGCCCGCGCGCAGATTCTGGGTAGCCGCCGGTACGCCATGCGGGTGTGGCTCAACCCCGACCGGATGCGGGCTTACAACATTTCGACAGAAGAAGTCATGAAAGCCCTGGGCGAGCAAAGTATCATCGGTCGGCCGGGTCGTATTGGGCAAAGTTCGGGTATCGCGGCTCAGTCGCTCGAATACGTGCTGACGTACAAAGGCCGCTATAGTGAGCCGAAAGAATACGAAGATATCATTATCCGGGCCAATGCCGAGGGCGAGAGCATTCACCTGCGCGACATTGCCCGCGTTGAATTAGGTAGCGAATTTTTCGACATCTACTCCAACCTCGATGGGCAGGCATCGGCCGCTATCGTGTTGCGGCAAAACTACGGCAGTAATGCGAGCGAGGTTATCGATGAAGTAAAGGCGAAGCTCGAAACCATGAAAGGGTCGTTTCCGCCGGGTGTCGACTACAAGATCAGCTACGACGTCTCACAGTTTCTCGACGCTTCTATTGAGCAGGTTATTCACACGTTGCGCGACGCCTTTTTGCTGGTTGCACTTGTAGTTTTTGTGTTCCTCGGCGACTGGCGGTCAACGTTAATTCCGATTCTGGCGGTTCCGGTATCGTTGGTTGGGGCCTTTTTTGTGATTCAGTTCTTCGGACTTTCCATTAACCTTATCACCCTGTTTGCCCTCGTATTGGCTATCGGTATTGTTGTCGACGATGCCATTGTGGTGGTCGAGGCCGTACACGCCAAGATGGAAGAAGAGACCCACTTATCGCCGTTTGGGGCCGTCCGGAAAGTGCTGGGTGAAATAAGTGGAGCCATTATTGCCATCACAGCCGTCATGGTGTCGGTATTCCTCCCGATCTCGTTCATGACCGGCCCCGTGGGTACCTTCTACCGGCAGTTCTCCATTACGATGGCCTCGTCCATCGTGATTTCGGCCCTCGTTGCGCTGACGCTGACGCCTGTTTTGTGCGCCATGTTGCTCAAAAACCACCATGGCCATGCTCGTCGGAAAACGTTGCTGAACCGGGCACTTGATCGGTTCAACCGGAGTTTCGACAAGCTGACTGGTCGTTATGTAGGCCTGCTTAAATTGATTGTCAACCGGCGGGTGGTCACGTTTGGAGTACTGGCTCTGTTCTGTTTAGGCATCGCGTACGAGAACAAGATTCTGCCAGCCGGTTTCATTCCGAATGAGGATCAGAGCACCATTTACGCCATTATCCAGACCCCTCCGGGTTCTACGCTGGAGAAAACGAATCAGGTATCGCAGGCCTTACAAAAAATCTGTCGGGGCGTGGAAGGAATCGAATCAATCTCCTCACTGGCGGGCTACGAAATCATGACGGAAGGTCGGGGCTCCAACGCGGGCACCTGTCTGATCAACCTCAAGCCCTGGTCGGAGCGCGACCATAACGTGAAAGAGATTATGGAAGAACTGGAAGAAAAGTCCCGCGGTATGGGGGCCATTATCGAGTTCTTCGAACCACCAGCCATTCCGGGTTTTGGTACGTCGGGCGGTTTCTCCATGCGTTTACTCGACAAGAACACCGATACCGATTACAGCGAGTTTGACCGGGTGAACAAGGAGTTTATGGAAAATCTGGGCAAGCGCAAAGAGCTGACCGGTCTGTTTACATTCTTCGCGGCCAACTACCCGCAGTACGAGCTGGTTATCGACAATAAACTGGCTATGCAAAAGGGGGTTTCGATTGGCAAAGCCATGGACAACCTCAACATCATGATTGGCAGTACGTACGAACAAGGCTTTATCAAGTTCAACCAGTTCTTTAAGGTTTATGTACAGTCGGACCCCAGTTTCCGCCGACTCCCAACCGACCTGCTCAAGCTTTTTGTGAAAAACGACGCGGGAGAGATGGTGCCATACTCGGCCTTCATGCATTTGAAAAAAGGGCAGGGCCCAAACGAGATTACCCGGTTTAACCTGTACAACTCTTCGGCTATTCAGGGGCTGCCGGCCAAAGGGTACACCACCGCTGAAGCCATTGAGGCTATTCGGGAAGTGGCAGCCCAAACGTTACCCAAAGGCTACGACATTGCCTTCGAGGGGCTTTCGTACGACGAATCTATCCGGGGCAATGAGTCTTTGTACGTGTTCCTGATCGTGCTGGCTTTCGTGTACATGGTGCTGGCGGCACAGTATGAGAGCTTTATTATTCCGCTCGCGGTTGTGTTTTCATTGCCCGTTGGGGTGTTCGGCTCGTTTTTCATGCTTAAACTGATGGGGCTCGAAAACAACATTTACGCCCAAATTGGTCTGATCATGCTGGTGGGGCTTCTGGGTAAAAACGCCGTCTTAATTGTGGAATTTGCGGTGCAGAAACGACAGGAGGGGGCCTCCATTCTAAACGCGGCCATCGAGGGAGCGAAGGTCCGTTTCCGACCTATTCTGATGACCTCCTTCGCGTTTGTAGCCGGACTTATTCCGCTCCTGATTGCAACCGGCGCGGGCGCCATTGGCAACCGTACCATCGGCGCTTCGGCCATGGGCGGTATGTTGTTCGGCACCATTCTGGGGGTCGTTATCATCCCCGGCCTGTACTACATTTTCGCTCACCTCGCCGACGGGCGCAAGCTTATTCGGGATGAAGAAGATGAACCCCTTAGCGAGAACCTTGTCCATCAGATTGATACATTCCCTGCCATTGAAGAACGCGAAAACCATGTTTAA
- a CDS encoding TolC family protein produces the protein MFKRLSIGGLGVAFLTLAATSCKTPMLVGRTENRSVPISFGTGQDSVNTGKQSWREFFTDPYLTALIDTALHNNQELNITMQEIQIAQNDIRARTGEYLPFVGLRADAGVDKVGRYTRPGAVEENNEIRPGHRFPNPLPDFRLAANVSWEIDIWNKLHNAKRAAATRYLSSIEGKNFAVTNIVAEIANSYYELLGLDNQLDIVRKNVEIQTNALNIVRTQKESARVTELAVRRFEAQVLGTQSLQYNIQQRITETENRINFLVGRFPQPVQRSTQDFNVLVPQPVRAGLPSQLLQNRPDIRRAERELEAARLDVEVARANFLPSLDLSAAVGFNSYNPALLLSPESLLYSLVGGLSRPLVNRNAIKAMYASANARQIQAVYNYERAILNGYIEVANQLANMNNLQKSYDFKARQVDALLQSTNISNTLFKSARADYMEVLLTQRDALESRFDLVETRMQQLNAMVNAYRALGGGWN, from the coding sequence ATGTTTAAACGACTTAGTATAGGTGGTCTGGGCGTAGCGTTTCTAACGCTGGCCGCCACTTCCTGCAAAACGCCCATGCTGGTTGGGCGGACAGAAAACCGGTCTGTACCAATTAGTTTTGGAACGGGTCAGGATTCCGTAAATACAGGCAAACAGAGCTGGCGGGAGTTCTTTACCGATCCCTACCTGACAGCCCTCATCGACACCGCTCTGCACAACAATCAGGAGCTGAACATCACGATGCAGGAAATTCAGATTGCCCAAAACGACATCCGGGCGCGTACCGGAGAGTACCTGCCTTTTGTGGGTCTGCGGGCCGATGCGGGTGTCGACAAGGTTGGGCGTTACACCCGGCCGGGGGCTGTGGAAGAAAACAACGAAATCCGACCCGGCCATCGGTTTCCAAACCCACTACCCGACTTTCGGCTGGCTGCCAATGTCTCGTGGGAGATCGACATCTGGAACAAATTGCACAATGCAAAGCGGGCGGCTGCTACCCGGTACCTGTCGTCGATTGAAGGGAAAAACTTTGCCGTTACAAACATTGTAGCCGAGATCGCCAATTCGTACTACGAGCTATTAGGCCTTGACAATCAGCTTGATATTGTCCGAAAAAACGTAGAGATTCAGACGAACGCGTTGAACATTGTGCGGACGCAGAAGGAATCGGCGCGGGTAACCGAGTTGGCTGTCCGCCGGTTTGAGGCCCAGGTACTGGGCACGCAGAGCCTCCAGTACAACATTCAGCAGCGAATAACCGAAACAGAGAACCGAATCAATTTTCTGGTTGGGCGGTTTCCGCAACCGGTACAACGGAGTACCCAGGATTTTAACGTGCTGGTTCCTCAGCCCGTGCGGGCGGGCCTACCGTCGCAGTTATTGCAGAACCGACCGGATATTCGCCGGGCTGAGCGCGAACTCGAAGCAGCCCGCTTGGATGTTGAGGTAGCGCGGGCTAATTTTCTGCCATCGTTAGACCTTTCCGCTGCGGTGGGTTTTAACTCGTACAATCCGGCCCTGCTGCTCTCACCCGAATCACTGCTTTACTCGCTGGTGGGTGGTTTGAGCCGACCGTTGGTTAACCGAAACGCGATTAAGGCTATGTACGCCAGCGCCAATGCCCGGCAGATCCAGGCTGTTTACAATTACGAACGAGCAATTCTGAACGGGTACATCGAAGTAGCTAATCAGTTGGCCAATATGAATAACCTGCAAAAGAGTTATGATTTTAAGGCCCGGCAGGTCGACGCGTTGCTGCAGTCTACGAACATCTCGAACACGCTGTTCAAATCAGCACGGGCCGATTACATGGAGGTGTTGCTGACGCAGCGCGACGCCCTCGAATCGCGGTTTGACCTCGTAGAGACCCGCATGCAACAACTAAACGCAATGGTCAATGCGTACCGCGCCCTCGGTGGTGGCTGGAATTAA
- a CDS encoding CobW family GTP-binding protein, whose translation MPKDVTILTGFLGSGKTTLLNALLNEQVGRRFALVENEFGEEGIDGELIVRPDVDITELSNGCLCCTLSNNLLDVLDALSQRQDSFDELIIETTGIADPANIAVPFMMVPAVQQAFTIKRVICLVDAELIEDQLRDTEEAIGQISFADVILINKTDRVSPDYLARLRTTLHEINPLAEVLVGHKDDYPIKALLAVVRDVAETTGIARLTPTRPNLPGAQSIPEPQAHSTEASPKAHHHRHSNLVSVSFRFTKSLDLTRLYHRLTTLLLFHGKDLYRIKGVIYDRSRAERWIVQSVGQTLTLVDGAPWQTEDDRLSRLVFIGRGLKTAELETMLGQCFSRDPDASPSDLLHQTPIL comes from the coding sequence ATGCCAAAAGACGTAACCATCCTGACCGGGTTTCTGGGCTCAGGGAAGACCACCCTCCTGAACGCCCTGCTGAACGAACAAGTCGGCCGACGCTTTGCGCTGGTTGAGAACGAGTTCGGTGAAGAGGGCATCGACGGCGAGCTGATCGTTCGACCGGATGTCGATATTACCGAACTCAGTAACGGGTGCCTGTGCTGTACACTCAGCAATAATCTGCTCGACGTGCTCGACGCCCTGAGCCAACGGCAGGACAGCTTCGACGAGCTGATTATCGAAACTACCGGCATTGCCGACCCGGCCAACATTGCCGTTCCGTTTATGATGGTGCCAGCGGTGCAACAGGCGTTCACGATCAAACGGGTTATCTGCCTTGTCGACGCCGAACTGATTGAAGATCAGCTCCGAGATACAGAAGAGGCCATTGGCCAGATTTCGTTTGCCGACGTTATTCTGATTAACAAAACCGACCGGGTAAGCCCCGACTACCTCGCCCGGCTCCGTACGACCCTACACGAGATAAACCCATTGGCCGAGGTACTGGTGGGTCATAAAGATGACTATCCGATTAAAGCACTGCTGGCGGTGGTTCGAGATGTGGCTGAGACGACCGGTATAGCTCGCCTAACGCCCACCCGCCCCAATTTGCCCGGTGCTCAGTCAATACCAGAGCCGCAGGCCCACTCGACCGAGGCCTCTCCCAAAGCGCATCATCATCGGCATAGCAATCTGGTTTCGGTTAGCTTCCGATTTACTAAATCGCTCGACCTGACCCGGTTGTACCATCGCCTGACTACCCTGCTGCTCTTTCATGGCAAAGACCTATACCGGATCAAAGGAGTGATTTACGACCGGTCGCGGGCCGAGCGATGGATTGTTCAGTCAGTTGGTCAGACACTGACGCTGGTAGATGGAGCGCCGTGGCAAACCGAAGATGACCGTTTGAGCCGGCTTGTATTCATCGGCCGCGGCTTGAAGACCGCCGAGCTGGAAACGATGCTCGGACAATGTTTCTCCAGGGACCCGGATGCCAGCCCATCTGACCTACTTCACCAAACACCCATCTTGTAA
- a CDS encoding GTP-binding protein: protein MKKLPVTVLSGFLGAGKTTLLNHILHNKQGLKVAVIVNDMSEVNVDAQLINQQSTLSRTEEKLVEMSNGCICCTLREDLMLEVEKLARENRFDYLLIESTGISEPLPVAQTFSFVDEENGIDLSRFARLDTLVTVVDAFNFPKDFGSIDNVYGRHLNDDPTDTRTIVNLLTDQIEFANVIILNKTDLLSRQQIGELKAILHKLNPKARLIESQFSTVDPAQILNTKLFNFDEASQSAGWIQELQNHKNGIGHTPETEEYGIGSFVFRDHRPFHPARFWQYLSEHFPAGIIRSKGLFWLASRPNEALNFSQAGGSLRAERAGVWWASMPFQERIRYGSFLDNRDQIESRWHKRFGDRQNELVIIGQDLNEPQIRAELAECLCTELELKHMENNGVFKDPFPVWE from the coding sequence ATGAAAAAACTACCTGTCACCGTATTGAGCGGCTTTCTGGGAGCCGGCAAAACCACCCTTCTTAACCACATACTACATAATAAACAGGGCCTCAAAGTGGCGGTTATCGTCAACGATATGAGTGAGGTCAATGTAGATGCCCAACTCATTAACCAGCAAAGTACGCTCTCACGTACAGAGGAAAAACTGGTCGAAATGAGCAATGGCTGCATATGCTGTACCCTTCGGGAAGATCTGATGCTGGAAGTGGAAAAACTGGCCCGCGAAAACAGGTTCGACTATCTGCTTATTGAGTCAACGGGTATATCGGAGCCGCTACCTGTAGCTCAAACCTTTTCCTTTGTAGATGAAGAAAACGGAATTGACCTTTCGCGGTTTGCCCGGCTCGATACCCTTGTTACTGTGGTCGATGCGTTCAACTTTCCCAAAGACTTTGGTTCAATCGACAACGTGTACGGGAGACACCTGAATGATGACCCCACCGATACGCGCACAATTGTGAACCTGCTTACCGATCAGATTGAGTTTGCCAACGTCATCATCCTCAACAAGACTGATCTGCTCAGTCGCCAACAGATAGGCGAATTAAAGGCGATTCTGCATAAGCTGAACCCCAAAGCGCGGCTGATTGAATCGCAGTTTTCAACAGTCGATCCGGCTCAGATTCTGAACACTAAGCTATTCAACTTTGACGAGGCATCGCAGTCGGCGGGCTGGATTCAGGAGCTACAAAATCACAAAAACGGCATCGGCCACACGCCCGAGACCGAAGAATACGGCATCGGGTCGTTTGTGTTCCGCGACCATCGGCCGTTTCACCCGGCACGTTTCTGGCAGTACCTGAGTGAGCATTTTCCGGCCGGCATCATTCGCAGCAAAGGGCTGTTCTGGCTGGCTTCAAGACCCAACGAAGCCCTCAATTTCAGCCAGGCTGGCGGTAGTCTCCGGGCCGAACGAGCCGGGGTCTGGTGGGCCTCCATGCCGTTTCAAGAGCGTATTCGGTACGGTTCGTTTCTGGATAACCGCGACCAGATTGAAAGTCGCTGGCACAAACGCTTCGGGGACCGGCAAAACGAACTGGTCATCATCGGTCAGGATCTGAACGAGCCACAAATACGCGCAGAACTGGCGGAATGTTTGTGTACCGAGCTGGAACTGAAGCACATGGAAAACAACGGCGTCTTCAAAGACCCTTTCCCGGTTTGGGAATAG